One Echinicola strongylocentroti DNA window includes the following coding sequences:
- a CDS encoding acyl-CoA dehydrogenase family protein, producing MQDVLSFSLENLFPRNEVVNENFVPSKNFFVSDKILVHFLQKEFSEDVWSMMQSRLSKLGKCAASDMDELSLTAERNPPRLVKRDLFGRDVEKIVFHPSYKELLKIAVDAGILSIKWDPKYRAEYKDQVQRMGFSLAFVYGMAESGVSCPLCMTDGAASVLKKYLPASESEPFLERIYTRDVEQLYTGAMFLTEKAGGSDVGANQVSATKMDQSTYLLNGEKWFCSNANAAIKLVLARTDLHIKGTQGLSLFLVENNSRNTNTNSMEYVRLKEKTGVKSMATAEIIFKDTKAKLIGNEGEGFKMMAEMINLSRLWNAVIAMASFRRSLIESYQFLCYRHTFGKRAIEHALVRNKLYELAARYVADFYLTWKTIAMLDKLESGAEEYKSRLRVLTPMVKKQTAATTVYGIRECMELLGGIGYIENGVMPKLMRDSLVLPIWEGTSNMMVLDTLRAHLKSEGLDQLMEQAKEAMSSKAGYEKELEDLNYVLGQLDALEAMDQDTAEYNAKEIFETLTRYIQLGMLIHQEDRESAAWIKPTIHWLRHKLSGKKDIIQPPITTEEIIRMIAWGF from the coding sequence ATGCAAGACGTGTTAAGCTTTTCCCTTGAAAATTTATTTCCACGGAATGAAGTGGTCAATGAGAATTTTGTGCCTAGCAAAAATTTCTTTGTTAGCGACAAAATTTTGGTACATTTCCTTCAAAAAGAGTTTTCTGAAGATGTCTGGTCAATGATGCAGTCCCGGCTTTCCAAATTGGGTAAATGTGCTGCATCTGATATGGACGAACTATCGCTAACAGCAGAGCGCAATCCACCTAGGCTGGTCAAGCGTGATTTATTTGGTAGGGACGTTGAAAAGATCGTATTCCATCCATCTTATAAGGAGTTATTAAAAATAGCAGTGGATGCAGGCATTCTTAGTATAAAGTGGGACCCTAAATACCGGGCCGAATACAAAGACCAAGTCCAACGGATGGGATTTAGTTTGGCATTTGTCTATGGTATGGCAGAAAGTGGGGTTTCATGTCCATTATGTATGACAGACGGAGCAGCAAGTGTACTGAAAAAGTACTTGCCCGCAAGCGAAAGTGAGCCGTTCTTAGAGCGAATATACACAAGGGATGTAGAGCAATTGTACACTGGAGCCATGTTTCTTACAGAAAAGGCAGGTGGTTCTGATGTGGGAGCCAATCAGGTAAGCGCTACCAAAATGGATCAATCCACCTACTTATTGAATGGCGAAAAGTGGTTTTGCAGCAATGCCAATGCCGCCATTAAATTGGTGTTGGCCAGAACGGATCTCCATATAAAAGGTACACAAGGGCTGTCCTTGTTTTTGGTAGAGAATAACTCTAGAAACACGAATACCAATTCCATGGAATATGTGCGTCTCAAAGAAAAAACTGGGGTGAAATCCATGGCTACGGCAGAGATTATCTTTAAAGACACCAAGGCCAAGCTCATAGGGAATGAAGGAGAAGGTTTTAAGATGATGGCCGAAATGATCAACCTTTCACGATTATGGAATGCGGTCATAGCGATGGCCTCCTTTAGACGAAGTCTGATAGAGTCATACCAATTTTTATGTTATCGCCATACTTTTGGAAAGCGGGCCATTGAACATGCCTTGGTCAGAAATAAACTGTACGAACTCGCTGCACGTTATGTGGCTGATTTTTACCTTACTTGGAAGACTATAGCCATGCTGGACAAACTCGAGAGTGGGGCGGAAGAATATAAAAGTAGGTTACGGGTGCTCACTCCTATGGTCAAGAAGCAAACTGCAGCAACTACTGTATATGGAATCAGGGAGTGTATGGAGCTGTTGGGGGGGATTGGATATATCGAAAATGGTGTAATGCCCAAATTAATGCGTGACAGCTTAGTACTGCCCATTTGGGAAGGGACTAGCAATATGATGGTACTGGATACATTAAGGGCTCATCTCAAAAGTGAAGGACTTGACCAACTGATGGAGCAGGCCAAGGAAGCCATGTCCAGCAAAGCCGGGTATGAAAAAGAACTCGAAGACCTTAATTATGTTTTGGGACAATTGGATGCCTTGGAGGCCATGGACCAGGACACGGCAGAATATAATGCCAAAGAGATTTTTGAAACCCTTACCAGGTATATTCAGCTGGGTATGCTTATTCACCAAGAGGATAGGGAAAGTGCCGCTTGGATAAAGCCCACTATCCATTGGCTCCGACATAAACTGTCTGGCAAGAAGGATATTATACAACCTCCAATAACCACTGAAGAGATCATCAGGATGATAGCTTGGGGATTTTGA
- a CDS encoding bifunctional 3,4-dihydroxy-2-butanone-4-phosphate synthase/GTP cyclohydrolase II: MAEEFKLDSIEEAIEAIKNGEVVIVVDDEDRENEGDFVCAAEKVTPEIVNFMATYGRGLICAPIIEDRCEELGLELMVGKNTAAYETPFTVSVDLIGHGCTTGISASDRAKTIKALIDDDIHTDELGKPGHIFPLKAKRGGVLRRTGHTEAAIDLARLAGLYPAGVLVEIMNDDGTMARVPDLVKVAKRFDLKLVSIKDLIAYRLKNESLIKREIGVEMPTEFGDFDLIAFRQTNTDEIHMALVKGEWEEGEPILVRVHSSCVTGDIFGSCRCDCGPQLQSAMEMVNEAGKGVVLYMNQEGRGIGLINKLKAYKLQEEGMDTVQANQALGFPMDKRDYGVGAQILRDLGVSKIKLLTNNPTKRAGLLGYGLEIVDTVALEISPNVHNERYLTTKRDKMGHQILKKEINKMK; this comes from the coding sequence ATGGCTGAAGAATTTAAACTTGATTCCATTGAGGAGGCAATAGAAGCGATCAAAAACGGTGAAGTGGTCATTGTAGTTGACGATGAGGATCGCGAAAACGAAGGTGATTTTGTTTGTGCTGCAGAGAAGGTAACCCCAGAAATTGTCAATTTTATGGCAACCTACGGCAGGGGACTCATCTGTGCACCCATAATAGAGGACCGATGTGAAGAGTTGGGATTGGAGCTGATGGTAGGGAAGAATACGGCGGCCTATGAAACGCCATTTACCGTTTCAGTGGATTTGATCGGACATGGATGTACTACGGGGATTTCTGCCAGCGACCGTGCCAAAACCATCAAAGCACTGATCGATGATGATATTCACACAGATGAATTGGGCAAGCCTGGTCATATATTTCCCTTAAAAGCCAAAAGAGGAGGGGTCCTTCGCAGAACGGGACATACCGAGGCAGCCATTGATTTGGCGAGACTGGCGGGGCTTTATCCGGCAGGGGTATTAGTAGAAATCATGAACGATGATGGCACCATGGCCAGGGTTCCGGACTTGGTGAAAGTGGCCAAGCGATTTGACCTGAAATTGGTGAGTATCAAAGACCTGATTGCCTATCGTCTTAAAAACGAATCACTGATCAAACGAGAAATAGGTGTAGAAATGCCCACAGAATTCGGGGATTTTGACCTTATCGCTTTCCGCCAGACCAACACCGACGAAATCCACATGGCCTTGGTAAAAGGAGAGTGGGAAGAAGGAGAACCGATTCTTGTGAGGGTACACTCTTCCTGCGTGACCGGGGATATTTTTGGTTCTTGTAGATGTGACTGCGGCCCACAACTGCAGAGCGCAATGGAGATGGTCAATGAAGCGGGAAAAGGCGTGGTGCTCTATATGAACCAAGAAGGCCGGGGTATTGGGCTGATCAATAAACTGAAAGCGTATAAGCTTCAGGAAGAAGGAATGGATACGGTCCAAGCTAACCAGGCACTGGGCTTCCCAATGGACAAAAGAGATTACGGCGTAGGCGCCCAGATCCTTCGTGATCTTGGGGTGTCCAAGATCAAATTACTGACCAATAACCCAACCAAACGAGCAGGGCTGTTGGGGTATGGATTGGAGATCGTGGATACGGTGGCCTTGGAGATTTCCCCAAATGTCCACAACGAACGGTACCTTACCACCAAACGCGACAAAATGGGCCACCAGATCCTGAAAAAGGAAATAAACAAAATGAAATAA
- the dnaG gene encoding DNA primase: MGLSNITTEKVKERVDIEEVVNDYVSLKKKGQNLWACCPFHNEKSPSFSVSPAKQIYKCFGCGAAGDALKFVMDVEGIGFNEAIKHLAQKYGIEIEEDKAATPEEVQAYNERESLYIVQGFAKDQFSKNLLESEEGKSVGLSYFKERGFNLSTIEKFDLGYAMDSWDHLHNAANKAGHSDDILLKGGLILQKEGDPSRKYDRFRGRVVFTIHNLAGKPIAFGARILTNDKKQPKYINSPETAIYHKSDVLYGIYQAKQAIRSKDNCYLVEGYTDVISMHLSGIENVVASSGTSLTENQIKLIKRFTDNVTVLYDGDAAGIKASLRGIDMLLEGGLNVKAVVFPEGDDPDSYSRKVGSEAFQQYLKEHARDFIAFKIELYAEEAAHDPIKRADTVRQVVQSVAKIPDPITRSVYVKESARLLKMDEDIVLAELNKILLKGQKDAYFKEKQQGPPPDAPDTPFEEFLPEEKNKWSSADVLAKQEREMMRLLVTYGFEKVSDDLHVCEYLIQETGDVSFGTPIYQRLFVEYKRALKKGVLPDADYFIKLDDEELKREVINMISQRHEMSDNWEQKHMIYTNRESDDLSKTTFNEILRLKRRVLEKMVDETMEKIRLAEEGGKEEEVTEFQMVLISLNGSLREINKQLGTVKSR, from the coding sequence ATGGGATTAAGTAATATAACGACAGAAAAAGTAAAGGAGCGAGTAGATATTGAGGAGGTGGTCAATGACTACGTGTCGTTAAAGAAAAAAGGCCAAAATCTCTGGGCTTGCTGTCCCTTTCACAACGAAAAATCACCCTCTTTTTCCGTCTCTCCTGCCAAGCAGATATACAAATGCTTTGGCTGTGGTGCTGCAGGTGATGCGCTGAAGTTTGTGATGGATGTCGAGGGAATCGGCTTTAATGAGGCCATCAAGCACTTGGCACAGAAATACGGCATTGAAATCGAGGAAGATAAAGCCGCTACACCAGAGGAAGTCCAAGCCTATAATGAGCGTGAGAGTCTCTATATCGTCCAAGGGTTTGCGAAGGACCAGTTTTCCAAAAACTTGCTGGAATCCGAAGAAGGCAAATCCGTAGGGCTGAGCTATTTTAAGGAAAGAGGCTTTAACTTGTCCACCATAGAGAAGTTTGATCTTGGCTATGCCATGGACAGCTGGGACCATCTGCACAATGCCGCCAACAAGGCCGGACACTCGGATGACATTCTCCTCAAAGGCGGCCTGATCCTCCAAAAAGAAGGGGACCCTTCCCGGAAATATGATCGTTTTCGTGGCAGAGTGGTGTTTACGATCCATAACCTGGCTGGGAAGCCTATTGCCTTTGGGGCGAGGATCCTGACCAATGACAAGAAACAACCCAAGTACATCAACTCTCCCGAGACCGCCATCTATCATAAAAGTGATGTGCTGTACGGAATCTATCAAGCCAAACAGGCCATCAGAAGCAAGGACAATTGCTATTTGGTGGAAGGCTATACGGATGTGATTTCCATGCACCTTTCGGGCATTGAGAACGTGGTGGCTTCCTCGGGTACGTCCCTTACCGAAAACCAGATCAAGCTGATCAAGCGGTTTACGGACAATGTCACCGTGCTGTATGATGGGGATGCAGCCGGTATCAAAGCCTCCCTGCGTGGTATCGATATGCTCTTGGAAGGCGGCCTGAATGTGAAGGCAGTGGTCTTTCCCGAAGGAGACGATCCCGACAGCTATTCCCGAAAGGTGGGCTCAGAAGCTTTTCAGCAGTACCTGAAAGAGCATGCACGGGATTTTATCGCCTTTAAGATCGAGCTGTATGCCGAGGAAGCAGCACATGATCCTATCAAGCGGGCAGATACCGTCCGCCAGGTAGTGCAGAGTGTGGCCAAGATCCCGGATCCCATCACGCGCTCAGTGTATGTGAAGGAGTCTGCCAGGCTGCTAAAGATGGACGAGGACATCGTGCTGGCCGAGCTGAACAAGATCCTGCTGAAAGGCCAAAAAGACGCCTATTTCAAAGAAAAACAGCAGGGACCACCACCTGATGCACCGGATACGCCTTTTGAGGAATTTCTTCCAGAGGAAAAAAACAAATGGTCTTCAGCTGATGTTCTTGCCAAGCAGGAAAGGGAGATGATGCGATTGCTTGTGACCTATGGTTTCGAGAAAGTATCTGACGACCTACATGTTTGTGAATATTTGATCCAAGAGACCGGAGATGTTTCATTTGGGACCCCAATTTATCAAAGGCTATTTGTGGAATACAAGCGCGCCCTGAAGAAAGGAGTGCTGCCAGATGCGGATTATTTTATCAAATTGGACGATGAAGAGCTCAAGAGAGAGGTGATCAATATGATATCACAGCGGCATGAAATGTCTGATAACTGGGAGCAAAAGCATATGATCTACACCAATCGTGAATCGGACGATCTTTCCAAGACTACTTTCAATGAAATTTTAAGGTTGAAGCGGAGGGTATTGGAAAAGATGGTGGACGAAACCATGGAAAAAATCAGATTGGCCGAGGAGGGAGGTAAGGAGGAGGAAGTGACAGAATTTCAGATGGTTCTGATTTCCCTAAACGGCTCACTGAGAGAAATAAACAAACAGTTAGGAACCGTAAAGTCCCGTTAG
- a CDS encoding Mrp/NBP35 family ATP-binding protein yields MIISKEKVLKALSTVEDPDLKKDLVTLGMIQDVVAEGNKLSFKVVLTTPACPLKELIKNNCEEALVKEFGDELELDITMTSNVTTIRDNAPLLPKVKNIIAIASGKGGVGKSTCSANLAVALAKTGAKVGLVDADISGPSIPVMFNVEGEQPAVKQENGKNIIIPIEQYGVKLMSIGFLTPADSAVVWRGPMASSALKQFIGDVEWGELDYLLIDLPPGTSDIHLTMVQTVPVTGAIIVTTPQKVALADATKGLSMFKQPQINVPVLGVVENMAYFTPEELPDNKYYLFGKEGGQRLARKHEVPFLGEIPIVQSIRESGDTGYPAVLKEGITQKAFSDLAEAMARQIAIRNAEKSKTKVVQVNT; encoded by the coding sequence ATGATCATAAGTAAAGAAAAGGTACTTAAAGCCCTCTCCACTGTAGAAGACCCCGATCTTAAAAAAGACCTGGTCACACTTGGCATGATTCAAGATGTGGTGGCGGAAGGCAATAAATTGAGTTTTAAGGTGGTACTCACCACTCCCGCTTGTCCCCTCAAAGAACTGATCAAAAACAATTGTGAAGAAGCCTTGGTCAAGGAGTTTGGAGATGAGCTGGAATTGGATATTACCATGACGTCCAATGTCACCACCATAAGGGACAATGCCCCCTTGCTCCCCAAAGTAAAGAACATCATCGCTATCGCCTCTGGTAAAGGCGGCGTAGGCAAATCCACCTGCTCTGCCAACCTCGCCGTGGCACTGGCCAAGACCGGTGCCAAAGTCGGCTTGGTGGATGCAGATATTTCCGGTCCGTCGATTCCGGTAATGTTTAACGTAGAAGGCGAACAGCCGGCCGTGAAGCAGGAAAATGGCAAGAACATTATCATCCCTATCGAGCAATATGGCGTGAAGCTGATGTCCATTGGTTTTCTGACGCCCGCAGACAGTGCGGTAGTCTGGAGAGGCCCCATGGCCAGTTCTGCCCTGAAGCAATTCATTGGGGATGTGGAATGGGGTGAATTGGATTATTTACTGATCGATTTACCTCCCGGCACCTCGGATATTCACCTTACCATGGTGCAGACAGTACCAGTTACTGGTGCTATCATCGTGACCACGCCGCAGAAGGTGGCTTTGGCAGATGCCACCAAAGGTTTGTCCATGTTTAAGCAACCCCAAATAAACGTTCCCGTTTTAGGTGTTGTGGAAAATATGGCTTATTTTACACCTGAAGAGTTACCGGACAATAAGTACTATCTTTTCGGTAAAGAGGGCGGCCAACGTCTGGCCAGGAAGCACGAAGTTCCCTTTTTGGGAGAAATCCCAATCGTACAAAGCATCAGGGAAAGTGGCGACACTGGGTATCCAGCAGTGCTAAAAGAAGGAATCACGCAGAAGGCATTTTCCGATCTTGCCGAAGCCATGGCAAGACAGATAGCCATCAGAAATGCAGAAAAAAGTAAAACCAAAGTAGTACAGGTTAATACCTAA
- a CDS encoding NifU family protein, with protein METALIEKIENALDSIRPYLEADGGNVKIVDLTDEMVLQLELTGTCSSCPMSTMTLKAGVEEAVKKAIPEISKVEAINISVSE; from the coding sequence ATGGAAACAGCACTAATCGAAAAAATAGAAAATGCATTGGACTCCATTCGTCCGTATTTAGAAGCGGATGGCGGAAATGTAAAAATCGTTGATCTCACTGACGAAATGGTTTTGCAGCTTGAATTGACCGGAACCTGTAGTTCTTGCCCTATGTCCACGATGACCCTAAAAGCCGGCGTGGAAGAAGCAGTAAAAAAAGCCATTCCCGAAATCAGCAAAGTAGAAGCTATCAATATTTCCGTTTCGGAATAA
- a CDS encoding T9SS-dependent choice-of-anchor J family protein has product MKRILLILRIELVLSFLLFLGCSTLFAQQPLTPAASTSIQAPIEQCTAPLVEQKQIEALGIFGSKEYFEAWMEDKIQDRTGANRRTAMDEVRVIPVVVHVIHNGEPLGQGANIPQSQIEAQIRILNEDYNRTNADASNTLAAFQPVAANANIQFVLAKQDPRGLPTNGVNRVQGPQTSYTQGDAITLSQSSYWDAEDYLNIWVAPLETINLGWSSFPVSDLQGLNFPPTSKETDGVTIDYEYFGEGGSAITASRGRTATHEVGHFLGLRHIWGDGGCDVDDFVNDTPDQNGSNSSCQTDRTTCGTLDMTQNYMDYTPDACMNIFTQGQLERMNVVLANSPRRISLVNGRATQAPQVVAHDLALETIIAPKDYVCSTTITPQVSIYNAGTDRLTSAELTISLNGQVLEQKSFNFDLNQGDGETLAFDPIQVANSGNNFEVNIIGVNGGTDENTANNTLTTSPVIQPNLALPYSYGSEDFNEVWTVKNDDEALTWETLNLILDGQSVDAVGLNFYNYETSGATDYLISPQINLTEFPNAQLVFDMAYARYPDEGLDDQLIIGISTDCGNTFDLINPPYQKSQESLETATASTAEFIPNSASDFRTEVVDLSQFSGDGNVRIAFITINGFGNNLFIKDIRINAAQETNYGFSLDQLVSPSPVPDGNQESDVIRLTNTGNLHINTLLVDRVLNGFGQSTLTLEDMDIAPDEQVDVQLPSLLNDGQNEMEYRLHSPNYDQNTNNEQQIRRFFYQDAGSVEVPWRQYFDDLLQLEPWTTVNPENGEDAWEVVVKEGSQNDNLAVLQGQSSGNTYWLGSPLMDLSNTSRASIFFDRAASGITDNTRLKVMLSLDGGQTFENQVAVFEGETLNTIIGDSPVNPNTASEFVKEFVDLSAFAGEGSENSRIAFVAENGTGTSNPIYLDNIELFLSDDPDPVYPTDGDAILYPNPATDIFSLVFNLSRREDVRIQVVSTSGQVAHDVIYPGTLNQTYHFSTALFSKGIFIIKIQSETLSITKRLIIR; this is encoded by the coding sequence ATGAAAAGGATATTACTGATTTTAAGGATAGAGTTAGTACTATCCTTTTTGTTATTTTTAGGGTGTTCGACACTTTTTGCGCAGCAACCCCTTACGCCTGCAGCCAGCACCAGTATTCAAGCTCCCATCGAGCAATGTACTGCCCCACTGGTAGAGCAGAAGCAAATAGAAGCCTTGGGAATTTTTGGTTCCAAAGAATATTTTGAAGCGTGGATGGAGGATAAAATCCAAGACCGCACGGGCGCCAACCGAAGAACTGCAATGGACGAAGTGCGAGTGATTCCTGTAGTCGTACATGTAATCCATAATGGAGAGCCGCTCGGCCAAGGAGCCAACATCCCCCAATCACAAATAGAGGCCCAAATCCGCATCCTCAACGAAGACTACAACCGCACCAACGCAGATGCATCCAATACGCTGGCGGCATTCCAACCTGTGGCTGCCAATGCCAATATTCAGTTTGTACTGGCCAAGCAGGATCCCAGGGGGCTGCCCACGAATGGTGTCAATCGGGTGCAAGGGCCACAAACAAGTTATACGCAAGGAGATGCTATTACATTAAGTCAGTCTTCCTATTGGGACGCTGAAGACTACTTAAATATATGGGTTGCTCCACTGGAAACCATTAATTTGGGGTGGTCTTCCTTTCCTGTTTCGGATTTACAAGGACTGAACTTCCCTCCCACTTCCAAGGAAACCGATGGTGTGACCATCGATTACGAATACTTTGGCGAAGGAGGCAGTGCCATTACTGCTTCAAGGGGCCGGACTGCTACACATGAGGTAGGCCACTTTCTAGGACTCAGGCATATCTGGGGAGATGGAGGATGTGACGTGGATGACTTCGTCAATGACACCCCCGACCAAAACGGCTCTAATAGTAGTTGCCAGACCGACAGAACCACCTGTGGCACCTTGGACATGACCCAAAATTACATGGACTATACACCAGATGCTTGCATGAACATTTTCACGCAAGGCCAACTGGAACGAATGAATGTTGTCTTGGCCAATAGCCCACGGCGGATTTCCTTGGTCAATGGGCGGGCTACGCAAGCCCCTCAGGTCGTCGCCCATGACCTGGCACTGGAGACGATCATTGCCCCAAAAGATTATGTCTGCTCCACCACCATTACTCCGCAAGTCAGTATCTATAATGCAGGCACCGATCGGCTAACAAGTGCTGAGCTGACCATTAGCCTAAACGGCCAGGTGCTGGAACAAAAATCATTTAATTTTGACCTTAATCAGGGAGATGGCGAAACCCTTGCCTTTGATCCTATTCAAGTGGCCAATTCAGGCAACAACTTTGAAGTCAATATCATTGGGGTCAATGGCGGTACCGATGAGAACACGGCCAATAATACCCTCACTACCTCTCCAGTCATACAACCCAATCTCGCCTTGCCGTACAGCTATGGATCTGAAGACTTTAATGAGGTATGGACTGTAAAAAATGATGACGAGGCGCTTACTTGGGAAACGCTGAACCTGATCTTGGATGGCCAGTCGGTAGACGCCGTAGGCTTAAATTTTTACAATTATGAAACCAGTGGAGCGACAGATTACCTGATTTCACCACAGATCAACCTGACGGAGTTCCCCAATGCCCAACTGGTCTTTGACATGGCTTATGCAAGGTACCCTGATGAAGGGCTGGACGATCAATTGATCATTGGTATTTCTACAGACTGTGGCAACACCTTTGACCTGATCAATCCTCCCTATCAAAAATCCCAAGAAAGCCTGGAAACGGCTACCGCCTCTACGGCTGAATTTATACCAAACTCAGCGAGTGATTTCCGCACAGAGGTAGTTGACCTCAGCCAGTTTTCAGGAGACGGGAATGTCCGCATTGCATTTATTACTATCAATGGTTTCGGCAACAACCTGTTTATCAAAGACATTCGCATCAATGCAGCACAGGAAACCAATTATGGTTTTAGCTTGGATCAGCTGGTAAGTCCTTCCCCAGTTCCCGACGGCAATCAAGAGAGCGATGTGATCCGCTTGACCAACACAGGAAACCTACACATCAACACCTTACTGGTGGACAGGGTTCTAAACGGCTTTGGCCAGAGCACCTTGACCTTGGAGGACATGGATATTGCTCCCGATGAGCAAGTGGACGTCCAACTCCCATCCTTGCTGAATGATGGACAAAATGAAATGGAATATCGCCTTCATTCCCCAAACTACGACCAAAACACCAACAATGAACAGCAAATTAGACGCTTCTTCTACCAAGACGCCGGATCAGTGGAAGTCCCTTGGAGACAGTATTTTGATGATTTGCTCCAGCTGGAACCTTGGACAACTGTCAACCCGGAAAATGGCGAGGATGCATGGGAGGTAGTCGTCAAAGAAGGCTCCCAAAATGACAATCTAGCTGTCCTTCAAGGCCAATCTTCTGGCAATACGTATTGGCTGGGATCACCGCTGATGGATTTGAGCAATACCAGCAGGGCAAGCATTTTCTTTGACCGTGCAGCTAGTGGGATTACCGATAATACACGATTAAAGGTGATGCTAAGCCTAGACGGTGGCCAGACTTTTGAGAATCAAGTGGCGGTCTTTGAAGGGGAAACTTTAAACACTATTATCGGTGATAGCCCAGTAAATCCCAATACAGCGAGCGAGTTTGTCAAAGAATTTGTCGACTTGTCCGCATTTGCAGGGGAAGGCAGTGAAAATTCCAGAATCGCCTTCGTGGCAGAAAATGGCACTGGCACCTCTAACCCCATTTATCTGGACAATATCGAATTATTCCTTTCGGATGATCCCGATCCGGTCTATCCTACAGATGGTGATGCCATCCTATATCCTAACCCGGCCACGGATATTTTTAGCTTGGTATTTAACCTCTCCCGACGTGAAGATGTCAGGATCCAAGTCGTAAGTACCAGCGGCCAAGTCGCACATGATGTAATTTACCCTGGCACGCTAAATCAAACGTATCATTTCAGCACAGCACTATTTTCCAAAGGAATTTTCATCATCAAAATCCAGAGCGAAACACTTTCGATCACCAAAAGACTGATCATTCGGTAG
- a CDS encoding ISAs1 family transposase, with amino-acid sequence MPKSNDTPKIKCGFSAYFSELKDPRRIMKGNHLYPLEELLFLSIAAVVSGADSWTSISYFGRTKLDWLRKWYPFENGTPSHDVLGKVFAALDPDAFNRCFVCWVDSIAQLTSGEVVSIDGKALCGSGDKTNGKSALHVVSAFATANGLCLGQVAVDAKSNEITAIPELLELLAIKGCIVTIDAMGCQKSIARAVRDKGADYLLMVKGNQKELKDQVEKLFSVAPVKAAFSSNDLGHGRIEHRKCEVIDQLRFLDGKEHWLDLKTVIRITSQRTIKQTGKGNTETRYYISSLGPDAKLINSAIRSHWAVENNLHWSLDVVFKEDTSLKKKDHSALNYNVIAKMALTLIDQEKSTKKSKPSKRLIAALDDDYRAKILKI; translated from the coding sequence ATGCCCAAATCCAACGATACCCCAAAAATAAAATGCGGTTTTTCTGCATATTTTTCTGAATTGAAAGATCCCCGACGCATCATGAAAGGTAATCACCTTTACCCTCTTGAAGAACTACTCTTTCTCTCCATTGCAGCGGTAGTCAGCGGAGCGGATAGCTGGACCTCTATCAGTTATTTTGGGCGTACCAAGCTGGATTGGCTCAGGAAATGGTACCCTTTTGAAAACGGCACACCTTCCCATGATGTCCTAGGAAAAGTGTTTGCTGCTCTTGATCCTGATGCGTTCAACAGGTGTTTTGTCTGCTGGGTTGACTCGATAGCGCAGCTCACCTCAGGAGAAGTAGTATCCATTGACGGCAAGGCACTCTGCGGTTCCGGCGACAAGACCAACGGAAAGTCCGCATTACATGTGGTGTCAGCCTTTGCTACGGCCAACGGTCTATGCCTCGGACAGGTTGCCGTGGATGCCAAGAGCAATGAGATCACCGCGATACCCGAACTGTTGGAGCTTCTTGCCATCAAGGGTTGCATCGTCACCATTGATGCCATGGGCTGCCAAAAAAGCATTGCCCGGGCTGTGAGGGACAAAGGAGCTGACTACCTACTGATGGTCAAGGGGAACCAGAAAGAACTTAAGGACCAAGTCGAAAAACTGTTTTCCGTAGCCCCGGTGAAAGCAGCATTCAGCAGCAATGATTTGGGACATGGCAGGATAGAGCACAGAAAATGCGAGGTGATCGACCAGTTGAGGTTTCTCGATGGCAAAGAGCATTGGCTGGATTTGAAAACGGTTATAAGAATCACTTCGCAAAGAACCATCAAACAAACAGGGAAGGGAAATACCGAAACAAGATATTACATATCATCGCTTGGACCGGATGCCAAACTCATCAACAGTGCAATAAGGAGCCACTGGGCAGTGGAAAACAACCTCCATTGGAGCCTGGATGTGGTTTTCAAAGAAGATACCTCCCTTAAAAAGAAAGATCATTCGGCCCTGAATTACAATGTCATTGCCAAAATGGCCCTAACATTGATCGATCAGGAGAAATCCACCAAGAAGAGTAAACCATCCAAAAGATTAATCGCAGCATTGGATGATGATTATAGAGCTAAAATCCTCAAAATCTAA